In Eschrichtius robustus isolate mEscRob2 chromosome 11, mEscRob2.pri, whole genome shotgun sequence, the following proteins share a genomic window:
- the POU2AF3 gene encoding POU class 2 homeobox associating factor 3, which yields MESRKGEKGEKPKVYQGVRVKITVKELLQQRRAHQAASGGTLSGGNNVHLSDPVPPSSAGQYFEPEPIPSTPNYFQPREFSSCVSCEENPGFLDQIFDSYLQTETHPDPSPNSMQSTPHYFPDSFQAAPFCFNQSLTPGWPSDSSTLSGSLDCSYSPVQLPAYTPENYDSAPSLDTRNCDYASQDYSYPHLPSHTQCNRSSSATASVCCSACCEAEHSDTFRASECFSYPSTDYGNFTPSAAASSDFCRRETNWDICYS from the exons atgGAGAGCAGGAAAGGCGAgaaagggg AAAAACCTAAGGTGTATCAAGGTGTCCGGGTGAAGATCACAGTGAAGGAGCTGCTGCAGCAGAGAAGGGCACACCAGGCAGCCTCGGGGGGAACC CTGTCCGGAGGCAACAATGTCCACCTTTCAGACCCAGTCCCACCATCTTCTGCAG gACAGTATTTTGAGCCTGAACCAATTCCTTCCACACCCAATTATTTCCAACCCCGAGAATTTTCCAGTTGTGTTTCTTGTGAAGAAAATCCAGGCTTCCTCGACCAGATATTTGATTCCTACCTTCAGACAGAGACACACCCGGACCCTTCGCCCAATTCCATGCAAAGTACTCCACACTATTTCCCAGACAGCTTCCAGGCTGCCCCTTTCTGCTTTAACCAGAGCCTG ACCCCAGGATGGCCTTCGGATTCCTCCACTCTCTCTGGTTCCTTAGACTGCAGTTACTCTCCTGTTCAGCTACCTGCATACACTCCGGAGAATTACGACTCTGCCCCTTCTCTGGACACCAGAAACTGTGACTATGCCTCGCAAGACTACTCCTACCCTCACCTGCCCTCACACACCCAGTGCAACCGCTCCTCCTCTGCCACCGCCTCTGTCTGCTGCTCTGCATGCTGCGAGGCGGAGCACTCGGACACCTTCAGAGCTTCAGAGTGTTTTTCTTACCCCAGCACAGACTATGGGAACTTCACGCCCTCAGCAGCAGCAAGCAGTGATTTCTGTAGGAGGGAAACAAACTGGGACATCTGTTATAGTTAA